Proteins from a genomic interval of Chitinophagales bacterium:
- a CDS encoding shikimate dehydrogenase: MRTFGLIGYPLSHTFSPTYFNEKFFREEIEDASYNAYPLQNITEIKNLIHKTPYLKGLNVTIPYKEAVIPFLDEISNEAQAIGAVNTIRIDKDGKKIGFNTDAYGFETSLQPLLKPHHQKALVLGTGGASKAVTYVLKRLGITYRLVSRNPSANQLKYDEIDEEIMNTHHLIIHTTPLGMSPNINDFPDIPYQYASPKHLFFDLIYNPEKTIFLIKGKLKGAAFKNGMEMLYLQAEKSWELWNI; this comes from the coding sequence ATGCGTACTTTTGGACTCATTGGATATCCATTATCCCACACTTTTTCGCCCACCTACTTCAATGAAAAGTTCTTTAGAGAAGAAATTGAAGATGCAAGCTACAATGCTTATCCTCTACAAAATATAACAGAAATAAAAAATTTAATTCATAAAACCCCCTATTTAAAAGGTCTAAACGTAACCATTCCCTATAAAGAAGCCGTAATTCCTTTTTTAGATGAAATTAGCAACGAAGCACAGGCCATAGGCGCAGTTAACACTATTCGGATTGACAAAGATGGTAAAAAAATAGGCTTCAATACAGATGCATATGGTTTTGAAACCTCCTTACAGCCCCTATTGAAACCACACCACCAAAAAGCATTGGTACTCGGAACAGGAGGAGCATCTAAAGCAGTAACCTATGTACTGAAAAGACTAGGTATCACCTATCGCTTAGTATCTCGAAATCCATCTGCAAACCAATTGAAGTACGATGAAATAGACGAAGAAATAATGAATACCCACCACCTAATCATTCATACAACACCTCTCGGAATGTCACCCAACATAAACGATTTTCCAGACATTCCTTATCAATATGCAAGCCCAAAACATTTATTTTTTGATTTGATTTACAATCCCGAAAAAACAATTTTTCTAATTAAAGGAAAGCTAAAAGGTGCAGCCTTCAAAAATGGGATGGAAATGCT
- a CDS encoding BamA/TamA family outer membrane protein, giving the protein MNKKIKLSDDLYLLSRPIPNRKFLIFRPNLAFYHFASKSKKEKGFRAWLKNRFGEAPTLYDTSKLQISTIKMEKYLKDQGYFGSKVSHVSTFKRDSTLADVVYHVESNGQYVISEVEFPIAETGVGKVVKDKRSSSALKLEEPYQLSNIVEERNRLTYDIRNAGYYDFNKNYVFFEVDSTLGDLNTKIKVNIAEPSDSTQHYDYIYNDIFVFPNYTLDKMIPPSENDTLLYRYFTFINSKNNIQPKPIDKNTLLKKGVLFAQKSHDFTVNRLMSLGIFKFINIKYEPFVDSITGQHYLDSYLYLTPSVWRQLGADFEVSHKNGVGDFLGISGKFSYTNKNTFRGAERLELSLTGGLETQLQGKGGLINIIDLNPALDLTFPWFITPFKIKSPSQYYIPYTHLNINYNLQKRLNFYNYNAANISFGYKWQDSPKTWHEINPIVLSLVDLSNTQPAFDSLLLANPRLKTSFQDIVIMGLNYTHTYSNPSYNGSGNLLYHRITGDVSGNLFRLLAGLFNKNGTKPYEFLNVPVTQYARIDGDVRFFRNFSTGSVLATRFVGGIGVPYSNSEVLPYIKQFFIGGTNSIRAYRFRTLGPGSYINTDETANNQVGFFDQAGDIKLEMNIEYRFDMFSFFKGAFFVDAGNIWLLDYDPNRPGGWIKESNPDNPSKGQLKLDKILDEIAIGAGFGLRLDFDFFLIRFDLATPIHSPFLPKGERWTFKDFRPLSSQWRKDNLRLSLAIGYPF; this is encoded by the coding sequence ATGAATAAAAAAATAAAGTTGAGCGATGACTTATATTTGCTTTCTCGTCCTATTCCTAATAGAAAGTTTTTAATTTTTCGCCCTAATTTGGCTTTTTATCATTTTGCTAGTAAATCTAAAAAGGAAAAAGGGTTTAGAGCGTGGCTCAAAAATCGATTTGGAGAAGCTCCTACGCTTTATGATACCTCTAAACTTCAGATTTCGACGATAAAAATGGAGAAGTACCTTAAAGATCAAGGCTATTTTGGCTCAAAAGTATCTCATGTTAGCACTTTTAAAAGAGATAGTACGCTGGCAGATGTTGTTTACCATGTTGAAAGTAATGGACAATATGTAATCAGTGAGGTAGAATTTCCAATTGCCGAAACGGGTGTGGGAAAAGTTGTGAAAGACAAAAGATCTTCTAGTGCATTGAAACTTGAGGAGCCTTATCAACTGTCCAATATAGTAGAGGAACGCAATCGGCTGACTTATGATATTAGAAATGCAGGCTATTATGATTTCAATAAAAATTATGTTTTTTTTGAAGTCGACAGTACATTGGGAGATTTGAATACAAAAATAAAAGTGAACATTGCTGAACCTTCCGACTCTACACAACACTACGATTATATCTACAATGATATTTTTGTGTTTCCCAATTATACTTTGGATAAGATGATTCCTCCCAGCGAAAACGATACTTTGTTGTATCGCTATTTTACATTTATCAATTCTAAAAACAATATCCAACCCAAACCGATTGACAAAAATACGCTTCTGAAGAAAGGGGTGTTATTTGCTCAAAAATCCCATGACTTTACGGTTAATCGCTTGATGTCTTTGGGGATTTTTAAGTTTATAAACATTAAGTATGAGCCTTTTGTGGATAGTATCACTGGACAGCATTATTTGGATAGTTACCTATATCTTACTCCAAGTGTTTGGCGACAATTGGGAGCAGATTTTGAAGTGAGTCATAAAAATGGTGTTGGAGATTTCTTAGGGATTTCTGGTAAATTTTCTTATACTAATAAAAATACTTTTCGTGGAGCAGAACGATTGGAACTGAGTTTGACGGGTGGTTTAGAAACACAATTGCAGGGTAAAGGAGGCTTGATTAACATTATTGACCTCAATCCTGCATTGGATTTGACTTTTCCGTGGTTTATCACACCTTTTAAGATTAAAAGCCCTTCGCAATACTACATCCCTTATACCCACTTAAATATCAATTACAATCTACAAAAACGACTGAATTTTTATAATTATAATGCTGCCAATATCAGTTTTGGATATAAATGGCAAGATAGCCCTAAAACTTGGCATGAAATCAACCCTATTGTGCTGTCATTGGTAGATTTGTCTAATACACAACCTGCATTTGACTCTCTTTTACTTGCCAATCCCCGCCTAAAAACGAGCTTTCAAGATATTGTTATCATGGGTTTGAACTACACCCATACCTACTCCAATCCCAGTTACAATGGCTCTGGAAACCTGCTTTATCACCGAATTACGGGCGATGTTTCTGGTAATTTGTTTAGGTTACTTGCAGGATTATTCAATAAAAATGGCACAAAACCTTATGAGTTTCTCAATGTGCCTGTCACGCAGTATGCTCGAATTGACGGTGATGTGAGATTTTTTAGAAATTTCTCAACGGGCAGTGTACTCGCCACTCGATTTGTTGGAGGAATAGGTGTTCCTTATAGCAATTCGGAAGTACTACCCTATATCAAGCAGTTTTTTATTGGTGGTACCAATAGCATTAGGGCTTATCGCTTTAGAACTTTGGGACCAGGAAGTTACATAAATACTGATGAAACTGCCAACAATCAAGTTGGCTTTTTTGACCAAGCGGGAGACATAAAATTGGAAATGAACATAGAGTACCGCTTTGACATGTTTTCATTTTTTAAAGGAGCATTTTTTGTAGATGCAGGAAATATCTGGCTGCTTGATTATGATCCAAATCGGCCAGGAGGCTGGATAAAGGAATCGAATCCCGACAATCCCTCCAAAGGGCAATTGAAGTTGGATAAAATACTGGATGAAATAGCCATTGGAGCAGGTTTTGGCTTACGACTGGATTTTGATTTTTTCTTGATTCGTTTTGACTTAGCAACACCTATTCATAGCCCTTTTCTACCCAAAGGAGAGCGTTGGACTTTTAAGGATTTTCGACCGCTATCCTCACAGTGGCGAAAAGACAACCTTCGTTTGAGTTTGGCCATTGGTTATCCGTTTTGA
- a CDS encoding calcium-binding EGF-like domain-containing protein, which yields MKQATITGFIVVFGFLFLVMTSVTSCKKNDQDACGLTCENGGICVIDTINGNYCDCAFGYLGDNCETFDLCSSLDCEAGGGTCVSDGKGGFVCDCPNGFEGDCTTEIRDKYIGEFKTKDICSIGGNYSYTVTVVPIEGELMKVRFENFGGLLSSVTANLKAKNRFEIPNQNDGTGRFFESIGDGVIGTVTHTMNLNYKVTFDDGSFETCELSLEQK from the coding sequence ATGAAGCAAGCAACAATAACAGGTTTTATAGTAGTTTTTGGTTTTCTGTTTTTAGTAATGACCTCCGTCACCTCCTGCAAAAAGAACGACCAAGATGCCTGTGGTTTGACCTGTGAGAATGGTGGGATATGTGTAATCGACACCATCAATGGTAATTACTGCGACTGCGCCTTTGGTTATTTGGGCGATAACTGCGAAACGTTTGACTTATGTTCATCTCTCGACTGTGAAGCAGGCGGAGGTACGTGTGTATCAGATGGCAAAGGTGGTTTTGTGTGTGATTGCCCCAATGGTTTCGAAGGGGATTGCACTACTGAAATACGTGACAAATATATTGGCGAATTCAAGACAAAGGATATATGTTCGATTGGAGGCAATTATAGCTATACTGTTACCGTTGTTCCTATTGAAGGAGAACTCATGAAGGTGCGCTTTGAAAACTTTGGAGGCTTACTCTCCAGTGTGACTGCCAACCTAAAGGCTAAAAACCGATTTGAGATTCCGAACCAAAATGACGGTACTGGCAGGTTTTTTGAAAGCATTGGAGATGGAGTCATTGGTACGGTTACACACACCATGAACCTCAATTATAAAGTGACCTTCGATGATGGTTCTTTTGAAACCTGCGAATTGAGTTTAGAACAAAAATAA